From one Streptomyces sp. N50 genomic stretch:
- a CDS encoding ABC transporter ATP-binding protein, with product MIGVAPPAYDPAAPTTANTLPVGAPATVRAYVSELFHRHRRAFLVLVTVNTVAVIASMVGPYLLGDLVERVSDGARELHLGLTIEVFVVALAVQALFIRQVRLRGAMLGERMLADLREDFLVRSVGLPPGVLERAGTGDLLSRITTDIDRLANAMREAVPQLAIGVVWVVLLLGGLVVTVPPLAPAVLIAVPVLVIGCRWYFKRAPAGYRSEAAGYAAVAAALAETVDAGRTVESHRLGDRRIALSERRVKEWTAWENYTLWLRSVLFPVISVTHVTVLCSVLMLGGVFVLQGWIEVGELTTGALIAQMLVDPVNLILRWYDELQVAQVSLARLVGVRDIEPDAGDATLSPEGRDVHADRVHFGYREGVDVLRKVSLEVAPGTRLALVGPSGAGKSTLGRLLAGIYAPRDGRITLGGAELSRMTAEHVRSHVALVNQEHHVFVGSLRDNLLLARTDAGDAELWAALGAVDADGWARALDDGLDTEVGSGGLALTPAQAQQIALARLVLADPHTLVLDEATSLLDPRAARHLERSLARVLDGRTVVAIAHRLHTAHDADVIAVVEDGRISELGSHDELVAAEGAYAALWRSWHG from the coding sequence ATGATCGGCGTGGCGCCCCCGGCCTACGACCCGGCGGCCCCGACCACGGCCAACACCCTGCCGGTCGGCGCCCCCGCGACCGTACGGGCCTACGTGTCCGAACTGTTCCACCGGCATCGCCGGGCCTTCCTCGTCCTCGTCACCGTGAACACGGTCGCCGTGATCGCCTCGATGGTCGGCCCCTATCTGCTCGGCGACCTCGTCGAGCGGGTGTCGGACGGGGCGCGGGAACTCCATCTCGGCCTGACCATCGAGGTGTTCGTCGTCGCGCTCGCCGTCCAGGCCCTGTTCATCCGGCAGGTGCGCCTGCGGGGCGCGATGCTCGGCGAGCGGATGCTGGCCGACCTGCGCGAGGACTTCCTCGTCCGGTCGGTCGGGCTGCCGCCGGGCGTCCTGGAACGGGCGGGCACCGGCGACCTCCTGTCCCGCATCACCACCGACATCGACCGGCTCGCCAACGCGATGCGGGAGGCCGTACCGCAACTGGCGATCGGTGTGGTGTGGGTGGTGCTGCTGCTCGGCGGTCTCGTCGTCACCGTGCCGCCGCTGGCGCCCGCCGTGCTGATCGCGGTGCCGGTGCTGGTGATCGGCTGCCGCTGGTACTTCAAGCGCGCACCGGCCGGCTACCGCTCCGAGGCCGCCGGATACGCCGCCGTGGCCGCGGCCCTCGCCGAGACCGTGGACGCCGGCCGGACCGTCGAGTCCCACCGCCTCGGCGACCGGCGGATCGCCCTCTCCGAACGCCGCGTCAAGGAGTGGACCGCCTGGGAGAACTACACGCTCTGGCTGCGGTCGGTGCTCTTCCCGGTCATCAGCGTCACCCATGTCACGGTGCTCTGCTCGGTCCTGATGCTCGGCGGGGTGTTCGTCCTGCAGGGCTGGATCGAGGTGGGCGAACTGACGACGGGCGCCCTCATCGCACAGATGCTCGTCGACCCGGTCAACCTGATCCTGCGCTGGTACGACGAGCTCCAGGTCGCCCAGGTCTCGCTGGCCCGGCTGGTCGGCGTCCGGGACATCGAGCCCGACGCCGGGGACGCCACGCTGTCCCCCGAGGGCCGGGACGTGCACGCGGACCGGGTGCACTTCGGCTACCGCGAGGGCGTCGACGTGCTCCGCAAGGTCTCCCTGGAGGTCGCGCCCGGCACCCGGCTGGCCCTGGTCGGCCCCTCGGGCGCGGGCAAGTCCACCCTGGGCAGGCTGCTCGCCGGCATCTACGCGCCCCGGGACGGCCGGATCACCCTCGGCGGCGCCGAACTCTCCCGGATGACCGCGGAACACGTCCGCTCCCACGTGGCCCTCGTCAACCAGGAGCACCACGTCTTCGTGGGCTCCCTGCGCGACAACCTCCTGCTCGCCCGGACCGACGCGGGGGACGCCGAGCTGTGGGCGGCGCTGGGTGCGGTCGACGCGGACGGATGGGCGCGGGCTCTGGACGACGGCCTCGACACCGAGGTCGGCTCGGGCGGGCTCGCGCTGACCCCGGCCCAGGCCCAGCAGATCGCGCTGGCCCGGCTGGTGCTGGCCGACCCGCACACGCTGGTCCTGGACGAGGCGACCTCGCTCCTCGACCCGCGGGCGGCCCGGCACCTCGAGCGGTCCCTGGCCCGCGTCCTCGACGGCCGCACGGTCGTCGCGATCGCCCATCGTCTGCACACCGCCCATGACGCGGATGTCATCGCCGTCGTCGAGGACGGGCGGATCAGCGAGCTGGGCAGCCATGACGAGTTGGTGGCTGCGGAGGGGGCGTACGCGGCGTTGTGGCGGTCCTGGCACGGGTAG
- a CDS encoding ABC transporter ATP-binding protein — MQIQDLPYPDPGVPDARSGPRFLWWLGRNQLGGQLKSLAWGLLHFVSVSALPFCVGFAVQAVVDRSGSRLAQTGGLMVLCGAGIAVGDTFLHRAAVTNWITAAARVQQLLARQAAHLGSALTRRVAAGEVVAVSTGDVEKIGWFVEALSRFLAAALTIVIVCVGLFVYEPALGVVVAVGVPVLAVSVLPLLPRATRRADVQREKAGRATELASDTVAGLRVLRGIGGEELFLDRYRRASQEVRHAAVRSARMWAVISAIQVLMPGLLLIAIVWYGVQLARQGRITVGELVTVYSAVMILSYPLRHFEEIAMAYSFSRPSARRAARVLSLERVTDTVGTRAAEVPAGDLYDPDTGLLAPSGLLTAVVCGDPDAAGRLAERLGGHPAEAGTSVLLDGVPLDELPLDSARTAVLVQDKDPVLLSGSLRELLDVPASGAVGAEEALAAAQCGDVLVALAQGSLDTEDPMDARITERGRSLSGGQRQRLALARSLITDPEVLVLDEPTSAVDSHTEARIADGVRELRTGRTTVVFTSSPLLLDHADRVVLVHEGAVVAVGAHRELLRSEPRYRAVVTRETEEESASRVARDGEQASLRGELNQAEAPLRGALDDDDALNDETALRSALEEIEESA, encoded by the coding sequence ATGCAGATTCAAGACCTTCCGTATCCCGACCCGGGTGTGCCGGACGCGCGCTCGGGGCCCCGATTCCTGTGGTGGCTCGGCCGGAATCAGCTCGGTGGCCAGCTGAAATCCCTGGCCTGGGGGCTGCTGCACTTCGTGTCCGTCTCCGCGCTGCCGTTCTGTGTGGGCTTCGCCGTGCAGGCCGTGGTCGACCGCTCCGGGAGCCGACTGGCCCAGACCGGCGGGCTGATGGTGCTGTGCGGGGCGGGCATCGCCGTGGGCGACACCTTCCTGCACCGGGCCGCCGTCACCAACTGGATCACGGCCGCCGCCCGCGTCCAGCAACTGCTGGCCCGGCAGGCGGCGCACCTCGGCTCGGCGCTGACCCGGCGGGTCGCGGCCGGTGAGGTCGTGGCCGTGTCGACGGGTGACGTCGAGAAGATCGGCTGGTTCGTGGAGGCGCTGTCCCGCTTCCTGGCCGCCGCGCTGACGATCGTCATCGTGTGCGTCGGGCTGTTCGTGTACGAGCCCGCGCTCGGTGTCGTCGTCGCCGTGGGCGTGCCCGTGCTGGCGGTCTCCGTGCTGCCGCTGCTGCCCCGCGCCACCCGGCGCGCCGACGTGCAGCGCGAGAAGGCGGGCCGCGCCACCGAACTCGCCTCCGACACCGTCGCCGGACTGCGGGTGCTGCGCGGCATCGGCGGCGAGGAACTGTTCCTCGACCGCTACCGCCGCGCCTCCCAGGAGGTCCGCCACGCGGCCGTGCGCAGTGCCCGGATGTGGGCGGTCATCTCCGCGATCCAGGTGCTGATGCCGGGTCTGCTGCTGATCGCGATCGTCTGGTACGGCGTGCAGCTGGCCCGCCAGGGCCGGATCACCGTCGGCGAACTGGTCACCGTCTACAGCGCGGTGATGATCCTGTCCTACCCGCTGCGGCACTTCGAGGAGATCGCCATGGCGTACTCCTTCTCCCGACCCTCGGCCAGACGCGCCGCGCGCGTGCTGTCCCTGGAGCGGGTCACCGACACCGTGGGGACGCGCGCGGCCGAGGTGCCCGCCGGGGATCTGTACGACCCGGACACCGGGCTGCTCGCGCCCTCGGGCCTGCTCACCGCCGTGGTGTGCGGCGACCCGGACGCGGCGGGGCGGCTGGCGGAACGGCTCGGCGGACACCCCGCCGAGGCGGGCACCTCCGTGCTCCTGGACGGCGTACCGCTCGACGAACTCCCCCTCGACTCGGCGCGCACCGCCGTCCTCGTCCAGGACAAGGACCCGGTGCTGTTGTCCGGTTCGCTGCGCGAGCTGCTCGACGTGCCCGCCTCGGGTGCGGTCGGCGCGGAGGAAGCGCTGGCCGCCGCGCAGTGCGGGGACGTGCTGGTGGCGCTCGCGCAGGGCTCGCTCGACACCGAGGACCCGATGGACGCCCGGATCACCGAACGCGGGCGCTCCCTCTCCGGCGGCCAGCGCCAACGGCTCGCCCTGGCACGGTCGTTGATCACGGACCCGGAGGTCCTCGTCCTGGACGAGCCGACCTCCGCCGTCGACTCCCACACCGAGGCCCGGATCGCCGACGGCGTACGGGAGTTGAGGACCGGCCGGACCACCGTGGTGTTCACCTCCTCGCCCCTGCTCCTGGACCACGCGGACCGGGTCGTGCTGGTGCACGAGGGCGCGGTCGTGGCGGTCGGCGCCCACCGCGAACTTCTCCGGAGCGAGCCGCGGTACCGGGCTGTGGTGACGCGGGAGACCGAGGAGGAGTCCGCGTCGCGGGTGGCGCGGGATGGTGAACAGGCCTCCCTGCGGGGCGAGTTGAACCAGGCCGAGGCTCCGCTCCGAGGTGCCTTGGACGACGACGATGCCCTGAACGACGAAACCGCTCTGCGGAGCGCACTGGAAGAAATCGAGGAGAGCGCATGA
- a CDS encoding DUF5709 domain-containing protein, with protein MNSADGWGDDVYQPDGSEVQDDAGLLDAEDTLVADGVEDPLDRGWSPPERPWAVERDDVTAAGREHGETLDQRLAEEIPDLTASDGDGIGDSEDTDGELLDIEVGDTRSGRLVAPDEGAHEDEESGLIATDVGIDGAAASAEEAAMHIVDEDEDSLYG; from the coding sequence GTGAACAGCGCCGACGGATGGGGAGACGACGTCTACCAGCCCGACGGATCCGAGGTGCAGGACGACGCGGGTCTGCTCGACGCGGAGGACACCCTGGTGGCCGACGGCGTCGAGGACCCCCTCGACCGCGGCTGGTCCCCGCCTGAGCGCCCCTGGGCGGTGGAACGCGACGACGTGACGGCCGCCGGGCGCGAGCACGGCGAGACCCTCGACCAGCGCCTCGCCGAGGAGATCCCGGATCTCACCGCGTCCGACGGTGACGGCATCGGCGACTCCGAGGACACCGACGGCGAGCTCCTCGACATCGAGGTCGGCGACACCCGCTCGGGCCGGCTCGTGGCACCCGACGAAGGAGCGCACGAGGACGAGGAGAGCGGCCTGATCGCCACGGACGTGGGCATCGACGGTGCCGCCGCCTCCGCCGAGGAGGCCGCGATGCACATCGTCGACGAGGACGAGGACTCCCTCTACGGCTGA
- a CDS encoding acyl-CoA thioesterase, whose protein sequence is MTNPAERLVDLLDLEQIEVNIFRGRSPHESLQRVFGGQVAGQALVAAGRTTEGDRPVHSLHAYFLRPGRPGVPIVYQVERVRDGRSFTTRRVTGVQQGRTIFNLTASFHKPEQGPFEHQLPPREVPDPESLPTVSEEVRAHLGVLPEQLERMARRQPFDIRYADGLRWSAEEIKDAEPRSAVWMRAVGPLGDDPLVHTCALTYASDMTLLDAVRIPVEPLWGPRNFDMASLDHAMWFHRPFRADEWFLYDQESPIATGGRGLARGRIYDLEGRLLVSVVQEGLFRAL, encoded by the coding sequence ATGACGAACCCGGCAGAGCGGCTCGTCGACCTGCTCGACCTGGAGCAGATCGAGGTCAACATCTTCCGTGGCCGCAGCCCGCACGAGTCCCTCCAGCGGGTCTTCGGCGGCCAGGTCGCGGGCCAGGCGCTGGTCGCCGCGGGGCGCACCACGGAGGGCGACCGGCCGGTGCACTCGCTGCACGCGTACTTCCTGCGCCCGGGCCGACCGGGCGTGCCGATCGTGTACCAGGTCGAGCGGGTGCGGGACGGGCGGTCGTTCACCACCCGCCGGGTCACCGGCGTACAGCAGGGCCGCACGATCTTCAATCTCACCGCCTCCTTCCACAAGCCTGAGCAAGGTCCGTTCGAGCACCAGCTGCCGCCTCGCGAGGTCCCGGACCCGGAGTCCCTGCCGACGGTGTCGGAGGAGGTCCGGGCCCATCTGGGCGTGCTGCCCGAGCAGTTGGAGCGGATGGCACGCCGTCAGCCCTTCGACATCCGGTACGCGGACGGGCTGCGCTGGAGCGCCGAGGAGATCAAGGACGCCGAGCCGCGCAGCGCGGTGTGGATGCGCGCGGTCGGGCCGCTCGGCGACGATCCGCTGGTGCACACCTGCGCGCTCACGTACGCCAGCGACATGACGCTCCTGGACGCCGTCCGCATCCCCGTCGAACCCCTGTGGGGACCGCGGAACTTCGACATGGCGTCGCTGGACCACGCCATGTGGTTCCACCGGCCGTTCCGCGCGGACGAGTGGTTCCTGTACGACCAGGAGTCCCCGATCGCGACGGGCGGCCGCGGTCTGGCCCGCGGGCGCATCTACGACCTGGAGGGACGCCTGCTCGTCTCGGTCGTCCAGGAAGGGCTGTTCAGAGCGCTGTGA
- a CDS encoding metal-dependent hydrolase — translation MMGPAHSLSGAAAWLGVGAATAAAGHPMPWPVILVGALICAGAALAPDLDHKAATISRAFGPVSRTVCEVVDKLSYAVYKGTRKQGDPRRSGGHRTLTHTWLWAVLIGAGSAGVAILGGRWGVLAILFVHMVLAIEGLLWRAARGSSSDILVWLLAATSAWILAGVLDKPGNGSDWLFTDQHQYLWLGLPVVLGALVHDIGDALTVSGCPILWPIPLGRKRWYPIGPPKVMRFRAGSWIELKVLMPVFILLGGVGCAAALNVI, via the coding sequence ATGATGGGACCAGCACACTCACTGTCGGGAGCGGCGGCCTGGCTCGGCGTCGGAGCGGCGACTGCCGCGGCTGGGCATCCGATGCCCTGGCCGGTGATCCTGGTCGGTGCCCTGATCTGTGCCGGCGCCGCGCTCGCCCCGGACCTCGATCACAAGGCGGCGACCATCTCCCGGGCCTTCGGCCCCGTCTCCCGGACCGTGTGCGAGGTCGTCGACAAGCTCTCGTACGCCGTCTACAAGGGGACCAGGAAGCAGGGCGACCCGCGTCGCTCCGGCGGGCACCGCACGCTCACCCACACCTGGCTGTGGGCGGTCCTGATCGGGGCGGGGAGTGCGGGCGTGGCGATCCTGGGCGGTCGCTGGGGAGTGCTGGCGATCCTGTTCGTGCACATGGTGCTGGCCATCGAAGGTCTGCTGTGGCGGGCGGCCCGCGGCTCCAGCAGCGACATCCTGGTGTGGCTGCTGGCGGCGACCAGCGCGTGGATCCTCGCCGGCGTGCTGGACAAGCCGGGCAACGGTTCGGACTGGCTGTTCACGGATCAGCACCAGTACCTGTGGCTGGGGCTGCCGGTCGTGCTGGGCGCGCTGGTGCACGACATCGGGGACGCGCTGACCGTCTCTGGCTGCCCGATCCTGTGGCCGATCCCGTTGGGCCGCAAGCGCTGGTACCCGATCGGGCCGCCGAAGGTGATGCGGTTCCGCGCGGGCAGCTGGATCGAGCTCAAGGTGCTGATGCCGGTGTTCATACTGCTCGGGGGAGTGGGCTGCGCGGCGGCACTCAACGTGATCTGA
- a CDS encoding type B 50S ribosomal protein L31: MQQDKQPDYHPVVFRDRAAGYAFLTRSTATSDRTIEWDDGETYPVVDVEISSESHPFYTGKARTVDTEGRIAQFERRYGGGAGEGSGGA; the protein is encoded by the coding sequence ATGCAGCAGGACAAACAGCCCGACTACCACCCCGTGGTCTTCCGCGACCGCGCCGCCGGATACGCCTTCCTGACCCGGTCCACCGCGACCAGCGACCGGACCATCGAGTGGGACGACGGCGAGACCTACCCGGTCGTGGACGTGGAGATCTCCTCGGAGAGCCACCCCTTCTACACCGGCAAGGCGCGGACGGTGGACACGGAGGGCCGCATCGCCCAGTTCGAGCGGCGCTACGGCGGCGGTGCGGGCGAGGGTTCCGGCGGGGCGTGA
- a CDS encoding L,D-transpeptidase family protein has translation MQSGGTRRATVAMAALGSLLTMTTLSACGSAHTGHPGGTEGRAGAQATHPRPAVTTSAPDPTRIPDVGDRLQRAIPTDTSQVLTVYGDGKDSPDSTAVLFTKNGSTWHRTASWRAHNGKLGWTTDHHLGDKRSPVGVFTLTAAGGVLDDPGTALPYSQDESYEAPRDWDESHWHDFDYVIAIDYNRVPGTPPDDAEQPEGEDKGGGIWLHLDHGSGTSACVSLSKEAMEFLLRTLDPNRHPVVLMGDRADLKG, from the coding sequence ATGCAGAGTGGCGGCACACGACGTGCGACGGTCGCGATGGCGGCTCTCGGTTCCCTCCTGACGATGACGACCCTGTCCGCGTGCGGCAGCGCGCACACCGGACACCCCGGCGGCACGGAAGGGAGAGCCGGCGCCCAGGCGACCCACCCGAGACCGGCCGTCACCACCTCCGCCCCGGACCCGACCCGCATCCCGGACGTCGGAGACCGGCTCCAGCGCGCCATCCCCACCGACACGAGCCAGGTCCTCACGGTCTACGGCGACGGCAAGGACTCCCCGGACTCCACCGCGGTCCTGTTCACCAAGAACGGCTCCACCTGGCACCGGACCGCCAGCTGGCGCGCACACAACGGCAAGCTGGGCTGGACCACCGACCACCACCTCGGCGACAAACGCAGCCCCGTCGGCGTGTTCACGCTGACCGCCGCGGGGGGTGTCCTCGACGACCCGGGCACGGCACTTCCGTACTCCCAGGACGAGTCCTACGAGGCCCCGCGCGACTGGGACGAGTCGCACTGGCACGACTTCGACTACGTCATCGCCATCGACTACAACCGCGTCCCCGGCACCCCGCCCGACGACGCGGAGCAGCCCGAGGGCGAGGACAAGGGTGGCGGGATCTGGCTGCACCTGGACCACGGCAGCGGTACGTCGGCCTGCGTGAGCCTGTCCAAGGAGGCGATGGAGTTCCTGCTGCGCACGCTCGACCCGAACCGGCATCCCGTGGTGCTGATGGGGGACAGGGCGGACCTCAAGGGGTAG
- a CDS encoding DEAD/DEAH box helicase codes for MTLIDQLPPTADPDALYEAFESWARERGLTLYPHQEEALIEVVSGANVIVSTPTGSGKSMIAAGAHFAALARDEVTFYTAPIKALVSEKFFELCKMFGTENVGMLTGDASVNSDAPIICCTAEVLASIALRDGKHADVGQVVMDEFHFYAEADRGWAWQIPILELPQAQFILMSATLGDVAMFEKDLTRRTGRPTSVVRSAVRPVPLSYEYKLTPLTETLTELLETRQAPVYIVHFTQAQAVERAQALMSINMSSREEKDQIAELIGNFRFTTKFGRNLSRYVRHGIGVHHAGMLPKYRRLVEKLAQAGLLKVICGTDTLGVGVNVPIRTVLFTALAKYDGIRVRTLRAREFHQIAGRAGRAGFDTAGLVVAQAPEHVVENEKALAKAGDDPKKRRKVVRKKAPEGFVGWSEGTFEKLITSEPEPLTSRFRVTHTMLLSVIARPGNAFDAMRHLLEDNHEPRKQQLRHIRRAIAIYRSLLDGGIVEKLDTPDAEGRIVRLTVDLQQDFALNQPLSTFALAAFELLDPESPSYALDMVSVVESTLDDPRQILAAQQNKARGEAVAAMKADGVEYEDRMERLQDVSYPKPLEELLFHAYNTYRKSHPWVGDHPLSPKSVIRDMYERAMSFTELTSYYELARTEGIVLRYLAGAFKALDHTVPDDLKSEDLEDLIAWLGEMVRQVDSSLLDEWEQLANPAEMTAEEAQEKADQVKPVTANARAFRVLVRNAMFRRVELAALDHVDELGELDAEAGWDADAWGEAMDKYWDEYEDLGTGPDARGPKLLLIEEEPQHNLWRVRQIFADPNGDHDWGISAEIDLAASDTEGRAVVRVTDVGQL; via the coding sequence GTGACCCTCATCGACCAGTTGCCGCCGACCGCAGATCCCGACGCCCTCTACGAAGCCTTCGAGTCGTGGGCCCGGGAGCGCGGTCTCACGCTCTACCCCCATCAGGAGGAGGCGCTGATCGAGGTGGTCTCCGGTGCGAACGTGATCGTGTCGACGCCCACCGGCTCCGGCAAGAGCATGATCGCCGCCGGTGCGCACTTCGCGGCGCTGGCCCGGGACGAGGTCACCTTCTACACCGCCCCGATCAAGGCGCTGGTCTCGGAGAAGTTCTTCGAGCTGTGCAAGATGTTCGGCACCGAGAACGTCGGCATGCTGACCGGCGACGCGTCCGTCAACTCCGACGCCCCGATCATCTGCTGCACCGCGGAGGTGCTCGCGTCGATCGCGCTGCGGGACGGCAAGCACGCGGACGTCGGCCAGGTCGTCATGGACGAGTTCCACTTCTACGCGGAGGCGGACCGCGGCTGGGCCTGGCAGATCCCGATCCTGGAGCTGCCGCAGGCGCAGTTCATCCTGATGTCGGCCACGCTCGGCGACGTCGCGATGTTCGAGAAGGACCTCACCCGCCGCACCGGGCGCCCCACTTCGGTGGTCCGCTCGGCGGTCCGGCCGGTACCGCTGTCCTACGAGTACAAGCTGACCCCGCTCACCGAGACGCTGACCGAACTGCTGGAGACCCGGCAGGCGCCGGTCTACATCGTGCACTTCACCCAGGCGCAGGCCGTGGAGCGGGCGCAGGCGCTGATGAGCATCAACATGAGCTCGCGCGAGGAGAAGGACCAGATCGCCGAGCTGATCGGCAACTTCCGCTTCACCACCAAGTTCGGCCGCAACCTGTCCCGTTACGTGCGGCACGGCATCGGTGTGCACCACGCCGGCATGCTGCCCAAGTACCGGCGCCTGGTGGAGAAGCTCGCGCAGGCGGGTCTGCTGAAGGTCATCTGCGGCACGGACACGCTCGGGGTGGGTGTCAACGTGCCCATCCGCACCGTGCTGTTCACGGCGCTGGCCAAGTACGACGGGATCCGGGTGCGCACGCTGCGTGCCCGTGAGTTCCACCAGATCGCGGGCCGCGCCGGACGCGCAGGCTTCGACACGGCGGGTCTCGTGGTCGCGCAGGCCCCCGAGCACGTCGTCGAGAACGAGAAGGCGCTCGCCAAGGCGGGCGACGACCCGAAGAAGCGCCGGAAGGTCGTCCGCAAGAAGGCGCCCGAGGGCTTCGTCGGCTGGTCGGAGGGCACCTTCGAGAAGCTCATCACCTCCGAGCCGGAGCCGCTCACGTCCCGCTTCCGGGTCACGCACACGATGCTGCTGTCGGTGATCGCCCGCCCCGGCAACGCCTTCGACGCGATGCGGCACCTCCTGGAGGACAACCACGAGCCGCGCAAGCAGCAGTTGCGGCACATCCGGCGCGCGATCGCCATCTACCGCTCGCTCCTGGACGGCGGCATCGTCGAGAAGCTCGACACCCCGGACGCCGAGGGCCGCATCGTGCGCCTCACCGTCGACCTGCAGCAGGACTTCGCCCTCAACCAGCCGCTGTCGACCTTCGCGCTCGCCGCGTTCGAGCTGCTGGACCCCGAATCGCCGTCGTACGCGCTGGACATGGTGTCCGTGGTCGAGTCCACGCTGGACGACCCGCGGCAGATCCTCGCCGCGCAGCAGAACAAGGCGCGCGGTGAAGCCGTTGCCGCGATGAAGGCGGACGGCGTCGAGTACGAGGACCGCATGGAGCGCCTCCAGGACGTCAGCTACCCCAAGCCGCTGGAGGAGTTGCTCTTCCACGCGTACAACACGTACCGCAAGAGCCACCCGTGGGTCGGCGACCACCCGCTGTCCCCGAAGTCCGTGATCCGTGACATGTACGAACGGGCCATGTCCTTCACGGAGTTGACCTCGTACTACGAGCTGGCCCGCACCGAGGGCATCGTGCTGCGCTACCTCGCCGGCGCCTTCAAGGCCCTCGACCACACCGTCCCGGACGACCTCAAGTCCGAGGACCTGGAGGATCTGATCGCCTGGCTCGGCGAGATGGTGCGCCAGGTCGACTCCAGCCTGCTGGACGAGTGGGAGCAGTTGGCGAACCCGGCGGAGATGACCGCCGAGGAGGCCCAGGAGAAGGCTGACCAGGTCAAGCCGGTGACCGCGAATGCGCGTGCCTTCCGTGTCCTGGTGCGCAACGCGATGTTCCGCCGCGTCGAACTCGCCGCCCTCGACCATGTCGACGAACTGGGCGAGCTGGACGCCGAGGCGGGCTGGGACGCGGACGCCTGGGGCGAGGCGATGGACAAGTACTGGGACGAGTACGAGGACCTCGGCACCGGCCCCGACGCCCGCGGGCCCAAGCTCCTGCTCATCGAGGAGGAGCCCCAGCACAACCTGTGGCGCGTTCGGCAGATTTTCGCCGACCCGAACGGCGATCATGACTGGGGCATCAGCGCGGAGATCGACCTCGCGGCCTCCGACACGGAGGGCCGTGCGGTCGTCCGTGTCACCGACGTCGGCCAGCTGTGA